The Apus apus isolate bApuApu2 chromosome 4, bApuApu2.pri.cur, whole genome shotgun sequence genome contains the following window.
gtgtttgggggggctgctggctgggtgcaggcagggaggaggtttggggggggctgctggctgggtgcaggcagggaggaggtttGGGGGGGTTGCtggctgggtgcaggcagggggggGTGTTtgggggggctgctggctgggggcaggcagggagcaggtttgggggggctgctggctgggtgcaggcagggaggaggtttggggggggctgctggcagggtgcaggcagggaggggtgtgtttgggggggctgctggcagggtgcaggtggggaggaggtttgggggggctgctgcctgctctgtgtcATTAGTAGGCATGAAATGAGCTGATGGGGAGGGGAAATGCAGGACTGGAAAGAAGGGGTGACCTCAAGCCACCCGCTGGCAGCTGCTCATGCAGGCCCTGGGGGCCACCCAGCCCTTCCATTTGGCCACcacccgggggggggggaaccagCTCCTGTGGCCCTGgctccccaaaaaaaccccaccaggtccagcacagcagcccttcagcatctctctgGATAAACCTGGGGATGGAAAGCATCTTCAGGGAGGTTCTGAAAGAGCTGGAGCCCCGAGGGCTGATGTCAGCAGAGGCTGAGGtttctgttctccagcaggAGTGGGGAAAGGCTGGCAGCAGGTGTCTCCAAGAAGGGACCTCTTCCTGGCCACGTGTCCTCTGCTctcactgtcctggtttgggcccaacacgacaacaaagaaccagccccgtgGCCACTCACCCAACTCCCCCCCTCACCcacaccctgggatggggaggacaaacccaactgGAAGCTCATGGGGccagacaaggacaaggagggatcttcactgattgaggtcctgggcaaaacagactcaacttggggaaaaatgacaatttaatgtcacactaatcaaacacacccaggacacagacacacacagagcagggcttgcatgtgttaccccccctccccccccttcttcccacccaaatccctttgttcctggtttctctccctccttccccccagcagcacagggggatggggtttagagtcagttcacaggctggtgggtcctgctgctccttcctcctcagggagaaggattcctcacagtattccctgcttccccacggggtccctcccatggcagagtcctccaccaacctctgctccacgagtccttcccaccaggcccggagctgctccagcctgggcttcccacagagtcacgggggcttcaggaacaggcacctcccctggcccgggggcttccacagctgcaccatcccagcccacaggcagcaaatccaagttcacccctcctggctccttcagggaatgttccaccatgttcctccatgggtgcaggggcacagctgccatctcaccatgggaaacttgggcaccttcttccccttccttctcatCCACtgttcaccccagcactgcctctcccctctccagctcagctcttcttcctctctacCTACtcactctgctcagctcttccctcagATCTCTCCTATGTTCATGGCAGAGGttcatctcttgtccctctgatggctccttggctggttttggagcaggagaagcttctcagcttcttacaggagcctcccctggggcccttcccctgctaccaaataacccaccaaaccaaaccagagcAGTGAGTGTCACACCTTCCGTGGGGGGGACAAGGCAGATGTCACCCCCAGGTGtggccaggcagagctggccacGTCATGGTGACCCAGTGAGGCCAGGCAGAGGTGGCCATGCTGCTGAGATGAGGCAGAGGTGGCCGTGCAGAGATGGCCAGGCAGGTGTGACCCTCCTGAGGTGGCCACACAGAGGTGACTCTGCCAACGAGACCAGACAGGTGAGCAGCAGGAAGCCTTGAGGACACTCCCCTGACCACCAGATGCTCCGGGTCTCCCACAGACCAGTCCTTGgcatccccagcacccagctcaggCAGAGGGTTTCCACCCAAACCCCCCAGTGGGGAGGGATGACTGTGGATGTTGTGTCCTCAAAAACCTCCTGCACGTGGaaacctgccaaaaaaaaaaacaaaacaccccaaaaaccaaccccaaacccaaGCAGACAAAAAGCAGGGTGGGAGACCAGAGGTGGGGAGGTGATGGTGCAGTTCCCACGGGGCCAAGCTCCCTGCAGTGATCAAGAGgattcttttctcctccttccaagCAGAGAAAAGGTTTCAAGGAGAGCTGAGGTGCCACCCAAGGTGCAGCCAGGCAGTCGGTGTCCTGGAAGCTCCAGGAACACCAGCTGACTGGGATTTTTGTGCCCTGCTGCTTCAGGCCAGGAGCCAGGATCCATCCCAGAGGAGCCCAcgcagggagcagagcccagtTAGAGCCAGCTGGGCCACCAAGAGGGTTTGCTGGCCCCCCCGTTTCCATGGGAGGTGAGTCAGGAGGGTTTCACCAGCAGCCAAGTGCTCCCCAGGAGGagaagaggttaaaaaaaaaaccctgggaCTTGTGCCTCCTGCTGTGTCCCAGGTGGGGTTGGGTTCCCTGAGTTCTTCTTGGGGCCCCGGGGATGTCCTGGCAAGGTAAGAGGGAGCATTTATTCCTTGAAGGTATGTTCAGGGAGGAGCTGGTGTGGccctgaggaaggagaggggtgAGGGGCAgtgccccagggcagccccagtgCTCCCCTGGTGCCACCCCCTGGGGTCAGAGACCTGCCAGGGATCCAGGAGGTCACCCCCAGGGAtctggggatggagaggggCCCCACTCCATGAAGTCCAACAGGCCAAGTGGAAGGTCCTACACCTGAGGCAGGGCGACCCCAAGCATGGATTAGAGGCTGGGTGGAAAATGggttgagagcagccctgagaaggaCTCCGGGGGGGGGGTGATGCTGGATGAGAAGCTCCAAGGTGATGCTGGtgcccagaaaccaaccctgtcctgggctgcagcacaagcagcttgggcagcagggccagggagtgTCAgaccctgcctgcagagctggctccagctctggagcccccagcacaaggacatggagctgttggagcaggttcaggggagatgatgggagggctggagcagctctggagccgggctgggagagttggggtgttgagcctggagaggagaaggctccagggagaccttagagcaccttccagtgcctgaaggggctccaggaaagctggggaggggcttgggatgagggcagggagggatggggtgaggGAGGGTGGatgaaaagtgggagagggagatggaggttggagatgaggagggaattctggagtgtgagggtggtgagatgctgggacaggttgcccagggaagctgtggctgccccatccctggcagtgttgaagggcaggttggatggggcttggagcaacctggaatggtgggaggtgtccctgcccgtggctgAGACTGGAAGTTCTTTAGACCATGgacagtttgggttggatgggaaCATCTAGTGGATCACCTAGACAGTCTTCAAAGTGACTGCCCCTTCCTTGGGCAtcttcaagggcaggttggatggggcttggagcagcctgggccggtgggaggtgtccctgcccatgtagggggttGGGATGAGCTGATCTTTCCCCTCCCCGctggctcctgggctggagctCCAGCCCCGCTGCGGGTGTCACCGCGTCCCGGGGCCGGTGTCACCGGGTTCCCGGCGTGTCCCGCCGTGTCCCGgggccggtgccggtgccggcaGGTGCCGCTGTGCCCGCGCTGCGGGGAcccggggcgggccgggctcTGCGTCCCTCCCCGCACCATGGGTGgctgctgcggctgctgctgccgcctGCTCCTcgccctcctgctgctgccggCAGGTAAAGGGACCCCTGGGggggtgggtgtgggggggtggtAGCTGGGGAcatcccccccctcccccggtGCCGGGCTGGGAGGGATGCGGTGGGTCCCGGGCTGGGAGGGATGCGGTGGGTCCCGGGATGCGGGGAGATGGTCCCCGGCGCCGGGACAACACGGCGAGGCACTCGGAGAAGGGGTCCCCGGAGAAATGACCCCCCCTGGTCCCACTCATCTACCCCCGGTCCCACTCGCCCCCTCCCAGTCCCACTCACCCCCTCCCAGTCCCACTAACACCCCCTCCCAGTCCCACTCACCCCTTCCCAGTCCCACTCACCCCTCCCAGTCCCACTAACACCCCCTCCCAGTCCCACTCACCCCTTCCCAGTCCCACTCACCCCTCCCAGTCCCACTAACACCCCCTCCCAGTCCCACTCACCCCCTCCCAGTCCCACTCACCCCTTCCCAGTCCCACTCACCCTTCCCAGTCCCACTAACACCCCCTCCCAATCCCACTCACCCCCTCCCAATCCCACTCACCCCTTCCCAGTCCCACTCACCCCTTCCCAGTCCCACTCACCCCCTCCCAGTCCCACTCACCCCCCTCCGGTCCCACTAACACCCCCTCCCAGTCTCACTCACCCCCTCCCAGTCCCACTCACCCCTTCCCAATCCCACTCAGCCCTTCCCAGTCCCACTAACACCCCCTCCCAATCCCACTCACCCCCTTCCCAGTCCCACTCCCCCCTCTTTGCCTCCACCCCTGCCCCTCAGAGGGGTCCCCAGTGGGGTCCCTACCAGCCAGGCCACgtggggggggacacacacaacTCTGGGGACCACCAGCATCTCCTCAGGAACccaccccccttcccccccccctcccaccacAGCCCCTGCTTGGAAGgaccttccccctccctccccagccttcagCAGAGCCTCCTGCATTCCCAGCACCTTCCAGTTCCCCCGACCACCTCAAAGCTGGTCCTCCTCCCACAccccagaccccccccccccccctcccctcagacccccccccccccccttttgacatccacaccccccccccccgcaccccaGGAGGTGTCAGAGCAGAGGGCTCAGCCAGCACTGCCCGGTGCCAGCAGGCACAGgttgtgtcccccccccccctgcctgggctggggggttCACTGGGTGAACCTCACGGGGAGCTGCTCTCTCAGGAGCACCAGGCACACCCACACCTGCAGAACCTGAGGGACAGGAGGAGGAACAGCACGGGCACAGCTTCTGGTGGTCACATCTGCCTTGGCCTGGGAAGGgaccaggctggggggaggtcTCTGGCCCCCTGCCACCACCCCAAACCAGCCTCCTGGACCACACCAAGCTGGTTGGGAGACCCTCAGTGACCCCAGCCAGCAAAACCCCTTCCCCTTGTGAAGCAGGGACTGACAAGTTCTGGTTCCTGCGCCTTCCCAACCTCACAGGGCTGGAGTTGGACCTGTGTGTTCTGCTCCTCAGGGGTGATGGGGAGGCTGCTCGTGGGCTTCTGCCTGGCCTGGGTTTGGCCACCACCCTGGCCAGCTGCTCCAAAGCAGCCCAGCCTTTGCTGGGAGCCAGTTTTGGGGTCAGGAGGCAGGTTTTTCCCAGGCTGTTCCCACCACCATCCCTCTCCCAACCACTGGTGCCAGCAGGGCTTGGCAGACAAGCCAGGGGAGATTTCCCTGGAGGACAGTCCCACAGCCCTCAGGCTGCTTCCCAAGCAACCCCCCAAATCTTTGGGATGCTGCCTCCAGCCTTTCTCCCATTGGACAGAAGACTTCAATAACACACATCCATTGCACCTGACCCATGAGAAACACAAAAGGCACGATTCAAATCTGCTCCCAGCTCATTCTTCAGGGCTTAGTGGTGGAGAGGACATCACAGGGCAGGAGTAAAACAAGGCTGGGCTTTGCCAGCCACCTCATGAAGTCATTGCATCCCTCTCCAGCAGGTTGTTAGCCCATGATTACTCCTTACCCCGGGTGTAAAGGCAaacctgctctcctgctctgaGGCCTGGTTGCTGCAGGAGTTAATcattcccctctcccagccccaccaagttgaggagcagctctggcctCTCCTCCCAGAGGATGCTCAGAAATTCCTCTGCTGAAGCCAGTTGGAGCCAGGCAAGCTCCACCCAGCAGCAGTAATTAGCAGGCAAATTCATTAGCTGGGGCGTGGTGTCACTCGGGCAGGGCTGCTGGTCATTCACAGCGTTCCTGGGAACCACCTCGGAGAGGTCCCACCTGGGAAAAGGTCTTCTCCTGGTCCAGCTGCCAGCCCAAAGTTCTGCCAGCTGATTtctcctgcagggcagggtgacGAAGCCCAGCAGAACATCACAACACGTGCCTGCCTGGCACGAGGTGTCAGGTGATGTATCCAAAGGGGTTTTGTTCAGGTCcaggagaaacaggaaagagctggtgctgggggaaCTGCTGCTCTGAAGGAGGGCAAAGCTCAGGCTGAGAGAGGAGAAGCTCCCACGCCACCCAGCAGCCTCATCATACCTGGCAAGCCAAGCCACCAGGAGAGGTGAcagcctgccagcacagccccaggggacacagccagcCAGGAACATGGTGGCTTCCCaccccaggttgtccaggaGCACAGTGGCTTCCCCaccccaggttgtccaggaacATGGTGGCTTCCCaccccaggttgtccaggaacACAGTGGCTTCCCCaccccaggttgtccaggaacACAGAGCCTTCCCCCCCAGGTTGTCCAGGAGCACAGTGGCTTTCCaccccaggttgtccaggaGCACAGTAGCTTTCCaccccaggttgtccaggaagACAGTGGCTTCCCACCCCATGTTGTCCAGGAAGACAGTGGCTTCCCaccccaggttgtccaggaagACAGTGGCTTCCCCCCCCAGATTGTCCAGGAGCACAGTAGCTTTCCACCCCAGGCTGTCCAGGAGCACAGTGGCTTTCCACCCCAGATTGTCCAGGAGCACAGTGGCTTTCCaccccaggttgtccaggaGCACAGTAGCTTTCCaccccaggttgtccaggaagACAGTGGCTTCCCACCCCATGTTGTCCAGGAAGACAGTGGCTTCCCaccccaggttgtccaggaagACAGTGGCTTCCCCCCCCAGATTGTCCAGGAGCACAGTAGCTTTCCaccccaggttgtccaggaatATGGTGGCTTTCCACTCCAGGTTGTCCAGGAATATGGTGGCTTCCCACCCCAGATTGTCCAGGAATATGGTGGCTTCCCaccccaggttgtccaggaGCACAGTGGCTTCCCaccccaggttgtccaggaGCACAGTAGCTTTCCATCCCAGGTTGTCCAGGAGCACAGTGCCTTCCCCCCCCAGGTTGTCCAGGAGCACAGTGGCTTTCCACCCCAGATTGTCCAGGAATATGGTGGCTTCCCaccccaggttgtccaggaacATGGTGGCTTCCCaccccaggttgtccaggaGCACAGTGGCTTCCCaccccaggttgtccaggaacACGGTGGCTTCCCaccccaggttgtccaggaagACAGTGGCTTCCCaccccaggttgtccaggaGCACAGTGGCTTCCCaccccaggttgtccaggaatATGGTGGCTTTCCACCCCAAGGCTGTCCAGGAACACAGTGGTTTTCCAtcccaggttgtccaggaacATGGTGGCTTCCCACCCCAAGGCTGTCCAGGAGCACAGTGGCTTCCCaccccaggttgtccaggaatATGGTGGTTTCCCaccccaggttgtccaggaGCACAGTAGCTTTCCATCCCATGTTGTCCAGGAACACAGTGGCTTCCCCCCCCAGGTTGTCCAGGAGCACAGTAGCTTTCCATCCCAGGTTGTCCAGGAGCACAGTGGCTTTCCCaccccaggttgtccaggaacACGGTGGC
Protein-coding sequences here:
- the LOC127384693 gene encoding calcium-binding protein P-like isoform X1, yielding MVASHPRLSRSTVASPPQVVQEHGGFPPQVVQEHSGFPTPGCPGTQSLPPQVVQEHSGFPPQVVQEHSSFPPQVVQEDSGFPPHVVQEDSGFPPQIVQEHSSFPPQVVQEYGGFPLQVVQEYGGFPPQIVQEYGGFPPQVVQEHSGFPPQVVQEHSSFPSQVVQEHSAFPPQVVQEHSGFPPQIVQEYGGFPPQVVQEHGGFPPQVVQEHSGFPPQVVQEHGGFPPQVVQEDSGFPPQVVQEHSGFPPQVVQEYGGFPPQGCPGTQWFSIPGCPGTWWLPTPRLSRSTVASHPRLSRNMVVSHPRLSRSTVAFHPMLSRNTVASPPRLSRSTVAFHPRLSRSTVAFPPQVVQEHGGFPIPGCPGRQWLSTPGCPGAQ
- the LOC127384693 gene encoding protein tfg-1-like isoform X2 yields the protein MVASHPRLSRNTVASPPQVVQEDSGFPPQIVQEHSSFPPQAVQEHSGFPPQIVQEHSGFPPQVVQEHSSFPPQVVQEDSGFPPHVVQEDSGFPPQIVQEHSSFPPQVVQEYGGFPLQVVQEYGGFPPQIVQEYGGFPPQVVQEHSGFPPQVVQEHSSFPSQVVQEHSAFPPQVVQEHSGFPPQIVQEYGGFPPQVVQEHGGFPPQVVQEHSGFPPQVVQEHGGFPPQVVQEDSGFPPQVVQEHSGFPPQVVQEYGGFPPQGCPGTQWFSIPGCPGTWWLPTPRLSRSTVASHPRLSRNMVVSHPRLSRSTVAFHPMLSRNTVASPPRLSRSTVAFHPRLSRSTVAFPPQVVQEHGGFPIPGCPGRQWLSTPGCPGAQ
- the LOC127384693 gene encoding calcium-binding protein P-like isoform X6 yields the protein MVASHPRLSRSTVASPPQVVQEHGGFPPQVVQEHSGFPTPGCPGTQSLPPQVVQEHSGFPPQVVQEHSSFPPQVVQEDSGFPPHVVQEDSGFPPQIVQEHSSFPPQVVQEHSGFPPQIVQEYGGFPPQVVQEHGGFPPQVVQEHSGFPPQVVQEHGGFPPQVVQEDSGFPPQVVQEHSGFPPQVVQEYGGFPPQGCPGTQWFSIPGCPGTWWLPTPRLSRSTVASHPRLSRNMVVSHPRLSRSTVAFHPMLSRNTVASPPRLSRSTVAFHPRLSRSTVAFPPQVVQEHGGFPIPGCPGRQWLSTPGCPGAQ
- the LOC127384693 gene encoding calcium-binding protein P-like isoform X3, producing MVASHPRLSRSTVASPPQVVQEHGGFPPQVVQEHSGFPTPGCPGTQSLPPQVVQEHSGFPPQVVQEHSSFPPQVVQEDSGFPPHVVQEDSGFPPQIVQEHSSFPPQVVQEYGGFPLQVVQEYGGFPPQIVQEYGGFPPQVVQEHSGFPPQVVQEHSSFPSQVVQEHSAFPPQVVQEHSGFPPQIVQEYGGFPPQVVQEHGGFPPQVVQEHSGFPPQVVQEHSGFPPQVVQEYGGFPPQGCPGTQWFSIPGCPGTWWLPTPRLSRSTVASHPRLSRNMVVSHPRLSRSTVAFHPMLSRNTVASPPRLSRSTVAFHPRLSRSTVAFPPQVVQEHGGFPIPGCPGRQWLSTPGCPGAQ
- the LOC127384693 gene encoding formin-2-like isoform X4, whose amino-acid sequence is MVASHPRLSRSTVASPPQVVQEHGGFPPQVVQEHSGFPTPGCPGTQSLPPQVVQEHSGFPPQIVQEHSSFPPQVVQEYGGFPLQVVQEYGGFPPQIVQEYGGFPPQVVQEHSGFPPQVVQEHSSFPSQVVQEHSAFPPQVVQEHSGFPPQIVQEYGGFPPQVVQEHGGFPPQVVQEHSGFPPQVVQEHGGFPPQVVQEDSGFPPQVVQEHSGFPPQVVQEYGGFPPQGCPGTQWFSIPGCPGTWWLPTPRLSRSTVASHPRLSRNMVVSHPRLSRSTVAFHPMLSRNTVASPPRLSRSTVAFHPRLSRSTVAFPPQVVQEHGGFPIPGCPGRQWLSTPGCPGAQ
- the LOC127384693 gene encoding calcium-binding protein P-like isoform X5; amino-acid sequence: MVASHPRLSRNTVASPPQVVQEDSGFPPQIVQEHSSFPPQVVQEYGGFPLQVVQEYGGFPPQIVQEYGGFPPQVVQEHSGFPPQVVQEHSSFPSQVVQEHSAFPPQVVQEHSGFPPQIVQEYGGFPPQVVQEHGGFPPQVVQEHSGFPPQVVQEHGGFPPQVVQEDSGFPPQVVQEHSGFPPQVVQEYGGFPPQGCPGTQWFSIPGCPGTWWLPTPRLSRSTVASHPRLSRNMVVSHPRLSRSTVAFHPMLSRNTVASPPRLSRSTVAFHPRLSRSTVAFPPQVVQEHGGFPIPGCPGRQWLSTPGCPGAQ